In one window of Duganella dendranthematis DNA:
- the glnA gene encoding type I glutamate--ammonia ligase, giving the protein MAMTAAEVLKMVQENEVKFVDFRFADTRGKEQHVTVPVSAFDIDKFESGHAFDGSSIAGWKGIEASDMILMPDPNTANIDPFMEETTLFMQCDVIEPADGKGYDRDPRSIAKRAEAYLKSSGIGDTAYFGPEPEFFIFDSVRWKIDMSGCFVKIDSDEASWSTGEKIEGGNSGHRPTVKGGYFPVPPVDSFQDMRSEMCLILESLGIPVEVHHHEVAGAGQNEIGTKFSTLVERADWTQNLKYVVWNVAHSYGKTATFMPKPIVGDNGSGMHVHQSIWKDGKNLFAGDGYAGLSDTALYYIGGIIKHAKALNAITNPGTNSYKRLVPGFEAPVKLAYSAKNRSASIRIPHVANPKGRRIETRFPDPLANVYLCFSALMMAGLDGIQNKIHPGEAASKDLYHLPPEEDALIPTVCASLEEALDALNKDREFLTRGGVFSDSMIDAYIELKMQDVQRMRMTTHPAEFDMYYSL; this is encoded by the coding sequence ATGGCAATGACAGCCGCAGAAGTTCTGAAAATGGTCCAGGAAAACGAAGTCAAATTCGTTGATTTCCGTTTCGCGGATACCCGTGGTAAAGAACAGCACGTTACCGTGCCTGTGTCGGCTTTCGACATCGACAAGTTTGAATCGGGTCACGCATTTGACGGTTCCTCGATCGCCGGCTGGAAGGGTATTGAAGCATCCGACATGATTCTGATGCCTGATCCAAACACCGCGAACATCGACCCGTTCATGGAAGAGACCACGCTGTTCATGCAATGCGACGTCATCGAACCAGCGGACGGCAAGGGCTACGACCGCGATCCACGCTCCATCGCCAAGCGCGCTGAAGCCTACCTGAAATCGTCCGGCATCGGCGACACCGCCTACTTCGGCCCGGAACCAGAATTCTTCATCTTCGACAGCGTGCGCTGGAAGATCGACATGTCGGGTTGCTTCGTCAAGATCGATTCCGACGAAGCGTCGTGGTCGACCGGCGAAAAAATCGAAGGCGGCAACAGCGGCCATCGTCCAACCGTCAAGGGCGGCTACTTCCCAGTGCCACCAGTGGACAGCTTCCAGGACATGCGTTCGGAAATGTGCCTGATCCTGGAATCGCTGGGCATCCCGGTTGAAGTGCACCACCACGAAGTGGCTGGCGCTGGCCAGAACGAAATCGGCACCAAGTTCTCGACCTTGGTTGAGCGCGCCGACTGGACCCAGAACCTGAAATACGTGGTCTGGAACGTCGCCCACAGCTACGGCAAAACCGCGACCTTCATGCCAAAACCTATCGTTGGCGACAACGGTTCGGGCATGCACGTGCACCAGTCGATCTGGAAAGACGGCAAAAACCTGTTCGCCGGCGACGGCTATGCCGGCCTGTCGGATACCGCGCTGTACTACATCGGTGGCATCATCAAGCACGCCAAGGCACTGAACGCGATCACCAACCCAGGCACCAACTCGTACAAACGCCTGGTGCCAGGCTTTGAAGCGCCAGTCAAACTGGCGTACTCGGCGAAAAACCGTTCGGCTTCGATCCGTATTCCACACGTGGCCAATCCAAAAGGCCGCCGTATCGAAACCCGCTTCCCGGATCCACTGGCCAACGTCTACCTGTGCTTCTCGGCACTGATGATGGCGGGTCTGGACGGTATCCAGAACAAGATCCATCCAGGCGAAGCAGCGTCGAAAGACCTGTACCACCTGCCGCCGGAAGAGGACGCACTGATCCCAACCGTGTGCGCCTCGCTGGAAGAAGCGCTGGACGCCCTGAACAAAGACCGCGAGTTCCTGACCCGTGGCGGCGTGTTCAGCGATTCGA